One Bombus pyrosoma isolate SC7728 linkage group LG7, ASM1482585v1, whole genome shotgun sequence genomic window carries:
- the LOC122568866 gene encoding uncharacterized protein LOC122568866 isoform X2, giving the protein MSETRHHLHSVSDLYAADEIEVLLLEEIRDLELPASAYSRPEDIQDFDIGSRTGGQISSQPLELDSPGVHSTVHSWDSHANYHGHYGYGDHHGSSSNALAWPRASHLVLYCDIQGHLKTAIGVIRLLLLISSAACLATLCSSGTAKVSLFMLPLIGRLRFMIFVAVFCFLVTALLLFLDISHVIYVFPFNWAKLNAWIFTGIGLSYALSSALLACSIWEYHSGGWVPKRTRSQLSAAAALGLSCAILAFLLSWIHGRSGSNCRSSDSRNHTPTQLYKPVDNSSSSGVTVKERSPKRPASWAVKNQQSRKQNIDSDTNTNNGHHGNDNHTKYKQDANRKDHWASAREHFLHTQETNEDIQRSDVDIERRRRRRRRDGDSSSGDGNLISTKTNSGHILEDNKSRRVPRKLPLQSLEQSRPWPGAEHRGSGSMQIRNKTLQMPVNNKAQDYCGIDESSSMQVTQNGFHWEMECTSSNSMEKAAEIAMDRTAMWTGQWHPPPDDVQPCSSKTIDPYSFA; this is encoded by the exons ATGAGCGAGACTCGGCATCATCTTCACTCGGTTTCGGACTTGTATGCAGCCGACGAGATAGAAGTACTTCTCTTAGAAGAGATTCGTGACCTGGAACTACCAGCCTCTGCATATTCTAGACCTGAGGACATTCAGGACTTTGATATtg GCAGTAGAACAGGGGGGCAAATTAGCTCCCAACCTTTGGAGCTGGATTCACCAGGGGTCCATTCAACAGTCCATTCATGGGACTCACATGCTAATTATCATGGTCACTATGGCTATGGTGATCACCATGGCTCTTCCTCAAATGCTTTGGCTTGGCCAAGAGCAAGTCACTTGGTACTTTATTGTGACATACAGGGGCATCTTAAAACTGCTATTGGTGTTATTAGACTTTTACTACTT ATATCATCTGCAGCGTGTTTGGCAACATTATGCAGCTCCGGCACTGCCAAGGTCAGCTTATTTATGTTGCCTTTAATCGGGCGGCTGCGTTTCATGATCTTTGTAGCAGTTTTCTGTTTTTTGGTCACTGCATTGCTCCTCTTCCTTGATATTTCGCatgttatatatgtttttcctttcaattGGGCAAAATTG AATGCTTGGATATTCACTGGTATAGGCTTATCTTATGCCTTGAGTAGTGCATTATTAGCATGCTCTATATGGGAATATCACAGTGGTGGCTGGGTGCCAAAACGCACTCGGTCTCAGTTGTCTGCCGCGGCAGCGCTTGGACTGTCATGTGCTATTTTAGCCTTCTTACTTTCATGGATACATGGTCGCAGTGGATCAAATTGTAGGAGTTCAGATAGTCGTAATCATACACCAACACAACTTTATAAGCCTGTTGACAATTCTTCCTCTTCAGGa gTTACTGTCAAAGAGCGGAGCCCTAAGAGGCCTGCTTCATGGGCTGTCAAAAATCAACAGTCGAGGAAACAAAATATAGACAGTGATACAAACACAAATAATGGCCATCACGGCAATGATAATCATACAAAATACAAGCAAGATGCCAATAGAAAAGATCACTGGGCTTCTGCAAGGGAACACTTCTTACATACCCAAGAAACTAACGAAGATATTCAAAGAAGTGATGTCGATATtgaaaggagaaggagaaggcgAAGAAGAGATGGTGATAGTAGTTCAGGcgatggaaatttaataagtACCAAAACCAATAGTGGTCATATTCTGGAGGATAATAAATCTAGACGGGTGCCGCGGAAATTACCTCTACAGTCGTTGGAACAATCCCGACCTTGGCCTGGTGCTGAACATAGAGGCAGTGGTTCTATgcaaattagaaataaaactttacaAATGCCAGTGAACAATAAAGCACAGGACTATTGTGGCATAGATGAATCTAGTTCAATGCAAGTGACTCAAAATGGTTTCCACTGGGAAATGGAATGTACATCTAGCAACAGTATGGAGAAAGCAGCAGAAATAGCTATGGATCGTACTGCCATGTGGACTGGACAATGGCATCCACCACCTGATGACGTCCAACCTTGTTCTAGCAAAACTATTGATCCTTACAGCTTTGCCtga
- the LOC122568866 gene encoding uncharacterized protein LOC122568866 isoform X1 — MSETRHHLHSVSDLYAADEIEVLLLEEIRDLELPASAYSRPEDIQDFDIAGSRTGGQISSQPLELDSPGVHSTVHSWDSHANYHGHYGYGDHHGSSSNALAWPRASHLVLYCDIQGHLKTAIGVIRLLLLISSAACLATLCSSGTAKVSLFMLPLIGRLRFMIFVAVFCFLVTALLLFLDISHVIYVFPFNWAKLNAWIFTGIGLSYALSSALLACSIWEYHSGGWVPKRTRSQLSAAAALGLSCAILAFLLSWIHGRSGSNCRSSDSRNHTPTQLYKPVDNSSSSGVTVKERSPKRPASWAVKNQQSRKQNIDSDTNTNNGHHGNDNHTKYKQDANRKDHWASAREHFLHTQETNEDIQRSDVDIERRRRRRRRDGDSSSGDGNLISTKTNSGHILEDNKSRRVPRKLPLQSLEQSRPWPGAEHRGSGSMQIRNKTLQMPVNNKAQDYCGIDESSSMQVTQNGFHWEMECTSSNSMEKAAEIAMDRTAMWTGQWHPPPDDVQPCSSKTIDPYSFA, encoded by the exons ATGAGCGAGACTCGGCATCATCTTCACTCGGTTTCGGACTTGTATGCAGCCGACGAGATAGAAGTACTTCTCTTAGAAGAGATTCGTGACCTGGAACTACCAGCCTCTGCATATTCTAGACCTGAGGACATTCAGGACTTTGATATtg caGGCAGTAGAACAGGGGGGCAAATTAGCTCCCAACCTTTGGAGCTGGATTCACCAGGGGTCCATTCAACAGTCCATTCATGGGACTCACATGCTAATTATCATGGTCACTATGGCTATGGTGATCACCATGGCTCTTCCTCAAATGCTTTGGCTTGGCCAAGAGCAAGTCACTTGGTACTTTATTGTGACATACAGGGGCATCTTAAAACTGCTATTGGTGTTATTAGACTTTTACTACTT ATATCATCTGCAGCGTGTTTGGCAACATTATGCAGCTCCGGCACTGCCAAGGTCAGCTTATTTATGTTGCCTTTAATCGGGCGGCTGCGTTTCATGATCTTTGTAGCAGTTTTCTGTTTTTTGGTCACTGCATTGCTCCTCTTCCTTGATATTTCGCatgttatatatgtttttcctttcaattGGGCAAAATTG AATGCTTGGATATTCACTGGTATAGGCTTATCTTATGCCTTGAGTAGTGCATTATTAGCATGCTCTATATGGGAATATCACAGTGGTGGCTGGGTGCCAAAACGCACTCGGTCTCAGTTGTCTGCCGCGGCAGCGCTTGGACTGTCATGTGCTATTTTAGCCTTCTTACTTTCATGGATACATGGTCGCAGTGGATCAAATTGTAGGAGTTCAGATAGTCGTAATCATACACCAACACAACTTTATAAGCCTGTTGACAATTCTTCCTCTTCAGGa gTTACTGTCAAAGAGCGGAGCCCTAAGAGGCCTGCTTCATGGGCTGTCAAAAATCAACAGTCGAGGAAACAAAATATAGACAGTGATACAAACACAAATAATGGCCATCACGGCAATGATAATCATACAAAATACAAGCAAGATGCCAATAGAAAAGATCACTGGGCTTCTGCAAGGGAACACTTCTTACATACCCAAGAAACTAACGAAGATATTCAAAGAAGTGATGTCGATATtgaaaggagaaggagaaggcgAAGAAGAGATGGTGATAGTAGTTCAGGcgatggaaatttaataagtACCAAAACCAATAGTGGTCATATTCTGGAGGATAATAAATCTAGACGGGTGCCGCGGAAATTACCTCTACAGTCGTTGGAACAATCCCGACCTTGGCCTGGTGCTGAACATAGAGGCAGTGGTTCTATgcaaattagaaataaaactttacaAATGCCAGTGAACAATAAAGCACAGGACTATTGTGGCATAGATGAATCTAGTTCAATGCAAGTGACTCAAAATGGTTTCCACTGGGAAATGGAATGTACATCTAGCAACAGTATGGAGAAAGCAGCAGAAATAGCTATGGATCGTACTGCCATGTGGACTGGACAATGGCATCCACCACCTGATGACGTCCAACCTTGTTCTAGCAAAACTATTGATCCTTACAGCTTTGCCtga
- the LOC122569129 gene encoding islet cell autoantigen 1-like protein isoform X2 produces the protein MNTYNRNGPGISGNTFDRWVQMTNMHDDSTITKMQHQFWVTKQALSRKLGKKEDECIVASDAELDAKLELFRSIQESCSYLQRIIDKYQERLCNLAQEENAMGRFLKDAGKQDKTRAGKMMTAVGKSLSYSGQQRLALRAPLGRLYQEVETFRQRAIEDTLQKVQAMEKARTEYRAALSWMKNISQELDPDTSKQLERFRKVQTCVRQGKIAFDNLALDCLQKVDLLAAARCNMFSHALVLYQSTLLNFTEKSAQAYSTIASSFKGYQRYDFMVVRELAEPSSKLAQETGGDDDLDEKEKLSIFDMDYHDSVEEAEEVKPAKQNTVEINKQDEKLLDIDYETKDIKGLEGLDMNSSSSNNEITSQSTSNIEHKENLDQLFENLILDNAIHSNMQERNQSELDRKFGEQSLTMDIFDKSDTNLNLADFSSLEEQNSREQSLQFLASENMVLLNDILTDKQNADNEWDAISHDTFLPPNILKQSLGDAALGIGQKSMPTINMGDKVKKK, from the exons ATGAACACATA TAACAGAAACGGACCAGGTATATCAGGAAATACTTTTGATCGTTGGGTACAGATGACCAATATGCACGACGATTCTACTATCACAAAAATGCAACATCAGTTTTGGGTTACCAAACAAGCTTTATCACGAAAGTTAGGTAAAAAGGAAGATGAGTGTATAGTAGCGTCCGATGCAGAATTGGATGCCAAATTAGAACTGTTTCGTAGTATTCAGGAATCTTGTTCTTATTTACAAAGAATTATTGACAAATATCAGGAGCGATTGTGCA aTCTTGCACAAGAAGAAAATGCAATGGGACGGTTCCTTAAAGATGCTGGTAAACAAGATAAAACTAGAGCTGGCAAGATGATGACAGCAGTTGGAAAATCTTTATCATATTCTGGACAACAAAGACTTGCATTAAGAGCACCATTAGGACGATTGTATCAGGAAGTAGAAACATTTAGACAAAGAGCTATTGAAGACACATTGCAAAAGGTCCAAGCAATGGAAAAAGCTCGTACAGAGTACAGAGCTGCTCTGTCatggatgaaaaatatttctcaggAATTAGATCCTGATACATCAAAACAATTAGAAAGATTTCGTAAAGTTCAAACATGTGTAAGACA AGGTAAAATAGCTTTTGATAATCTGGCTTTAGATTGCCTTCAAAAGGTAGATCTATTAGCAGCAGCAAGATGTAATATGTTTAGCCATGCTTTAGTTTTATATCAGAGTACACTTCTaaattttactgaaaaatCTGCACAAGCATATTCTACAATAGCAAGCAGTTTTAAAGGCTATCAACGATATGATTTTATGGTAGTGAGAGAACTAGCTGAACCCTCAAGTAAATTAGCTCAAGAAACTGGAGGTGACGATGATCTCGATGAAAAAGAGAA GTTATCAATTTTTGACATGGATTATCATGACAGCGTTGAAGAAGCTGAAGAAGTAAAACCAGCCAAACAAAATAcagttgaaattaataaacaagatgaaaaattattggatATTGATTATGAGACAAAAGACATTAAAGGGTTGGAAGGATTAGACATGAATTCCAGTTCCtcgaataatgaaattacttCACAGTCTACTTCTAATATAGAACATAAGGAGAATCTCGATcaactttttgaaaatttaattctagaTAACGCCATTCATAGTAATATGCAAGAAAGAAATCAATCTGAACTTGATAGAAAGTTTGGTGAACAAAGTTTAACAATggatatatttgacaaatcTGATACAAATCTTAATCTGGCTGATTTTTCTTCCTTAGAAGAACAAAATTCAAGAGAGCAATCTTTACAGTTCCTCGCATCCGAAAATATGGTACTTTTGAATGATATTCTCACTGATAAACAGAATGCTGATAACGAGTGGGATGCGATATCGCATGATACATTTTTGCCACCGAATATATTGAAACAAAGTTTAGGCGATGCAGCGCTTGGCATTGGACAGAAAAGCATGCCTACTATCAACATGGGTGACAAggtaa aaaaaaaataa
- the LOC122569129 gene encoding islet cell autoantigen 1-like protein isoform X1 encodes MNTYNRNGPGISGNTFDRWVQMTNMHDDSTITKMQHQFWVTKQALSRKLGKKEDECIVASDAELDAKLELFRSIQESCSYLQRIIDKYQERLCNLAQEENAMGRFLKDAGKQDKTRAGKMMTAVGKSLSYSGQQRLALRAPLGRLYQEVETFRQRAIEDTLQKVQAMEKARTEYRAALSWMKNISQELDPDTSKQLERFRKVQTCVRQGKIAFDNLALDCLQKVDLLAAARCNMFSHALVLYQSTLLNFTEKSAQAYSTIASSFKGYQRYDFMVVRELAEPSSKLAQETGGDDDLDEKEKLSIFDMDYHDSVEEAEEVKPAKQNTVEINKQDEKLLDIDYETKDIKGLEGLDMNSSSSNNEITSQSTSNIEHKENLDQLFENLILDNAIHSNMQERNQSELDRKFGEQSLTMDIFDKSDTNLNLADFSSLEEQNSREQSLQFLASENMVLLNDILTDKQNADNEWDAISHDTFLPPNILKQSLGDAALGIGQKSMPTINMGDKKKNKTGKKGNSWLDLFAELDPLANNPMENLSDDSNASA; translated from the exons ATGAACACATA TAACAGAAACGGACCAGGTATATCAGGAAATACTTTTGATCGTTGGGTACAGATGACCAATATGCACGACGATTCTACTATCACAAAAATGCAACATCAGTTTTGGGTTACCAAACAAGCTTTATCACGAAAGTTAGGTAAAAAGGAAGATGAGTGTATAGTAGCGTCCGATGCAGAATTGGATGCCAAATTAGAACTGTTTCGTAGTATTCAGGAATCTTGTTCTTATTTACAAAGAATTATTGACAAATATCAGGAGCGATTGTGCA aTCTTGCACAAGAAGAAAATGCAATGGGACGGTTCCTTAAAGATGCTGGTAAACAAGATAAAACTAGAGCTGGCAAGATGATGACAGCAGTTGGAAAATCTTTATCATATTCTGGACAACAAAGACTTGCATTAAGAGCACCATTAGGACGATTGTATCAGGAAGTAGAAACATTTAGACAAAGAGCTATTGAAGACACATTGCAAAAGGTCCAAGCAATGGAAAAAGCTCGTACAGAGTACAGAGCTGCTCTGTCatggatgaaaaatatttctcaggAATTAGATCCTGATACATCAAAACAATTAGAAAGATTTCGTAAAGTTCAAACATGTGTAAGACA AGGTAAAATAGCTTTTGATAATCTGGCTTTAGATTGCCTTCAAAAGGTAGATCTATTAGCAGCAGCAAGATGTAATATGTTTAGCCATGCTTTAGTTTTATATCAGAGTACACTTCTaaattttactgaaaaatCTGCACAAGCATATTCTACAATAGCAAGCAGTTTTAAAGGCTATCAACGATATGATTTTATGGTAGTGAGAGAACTAGCTGAACCCTCAAGTAAATTAGCTCAAGAAACTGGAGGTGACGATGATCTCGATGAAAAAGAGAA GTTATCAATTTTTGACATGGATTATCATGACAGCGTTGAAGAAGCTGAAGAAGTAAAACCAGCCAAACAAAATAcagttgaaattaataaacaagatgaaaaattattggatATTGATTATGAGACAAAAGACATTAAAGGGTTGGAAGGATTAGACATGAATTCCAGTTCCtcgaataatgaaattacttCACAGTCTACTTCTAATATAGAACATAAGGAGAATCTCGATcaactttttgaaaatttaattctagaTAACGCCATTCATAGTAATATGCAAGAAAGAAATCAATCTGAACTTGATAGAAAGTTTGGTGAACAAAGTTTAACAATggatatatttgacaaatcTGATACAAATCTTAATCTGGCTGATTTTTCTTCCTTAGAAGAACAAAATTCAAGAGAGCAATCTTTACAGTTCCTCGCATCCGAAAATATGGTACTTTTGAATGATATTCTCACTGATAAACAGAATGCTGATAACGAGTGGGATGCGATATCGCATGATACATTTTTGCCACCGAATATATTGAAACAAAGTTTAGGCGATGCAGCGCTTGGCATTGGACAGAAAAGCATGCCTACTATCAACATGGGTGACAAg aaaaaaaataagacTGGCAAAAAAGGTAATTCCTGGTTGGATTTATTTGCTGAACTGGACCCTTTGGCTAACAATCCCATGGAAAATCTTTCTGATGACAGTAATGCATCTGCTTAA